The following are encoded together in the Zingiber officinale cultivar Zhangliang chromosome 8A, Zo_v1.1, whole genome shotgun sequence genome:
- the LOC122011187 gene encoding protein FAR-RED IMPAIRED RESPONSE 1-like: MKPSFAFPVKVSSLCRRPAAAATRPSHSVTIHFRAGCKIVMEQELLIEGDFQVLGDSSSSNGVDIPQIGMCFSAEEEVRDFYKSYAQGLGFGISKLGSKKGDDGQLKYFLFGCSKNGKTAPRVKNSFYPRPCSKTDCKARINITIQNDGLCVITSIQLEHNHALSPRKSRHFRCNKVLDSQTKRKLELNDQAGITLSKSFHSFIVEAGGYENLPFDERKCRNYVAEARRLRLGNGDAEALNNYFCRMQSRNSNFFYVIDVDEDSRIRNIFWADARSRVPYDSFSDVITFDTTYLTNSYDMPFAPFVGVNHHGESILLGCGLISKEDSETFIWLFKSWLTCMRGRAPRAIITDQCKAMEITILEVFPDLHHRLCLWHIMKKLPAKFSSHVNYKLIKRNLKNIVYNSMTSEECDSNWKKLIEDFNLEKNDWLNSLYEIRHKWMPVYVKDKFWAGMSTSQRSESMNAFFDDYVHLKITLKQFIEQYDNALKSKIEKEDNSDFASFNSIIPVISGNPIEKQFQSVYTNKIFKLFQDEPREEQQRSNNLHPLLQEVGQLGSKTDERCIVLTGILKEAKKKDNNKIHEESRYESKQFHSPLKVRSRGRPPTKRKQSKIEQIVKKAKTKSQKKSSTVDKKQDELSNLNSLYMIDD; the protein is encoded by the exons gtTGTAAAATTGTTATGGAGCAAGAACTATTAATTGAGGGTGATTTCCAAGTGTTGGGTGATTCGTCAAGCTCAAATGGAGTTGATATTCCACAAATTGGGATGTGTTTTTCAGCTGAAGAAGAAGTTCGTGATTTTTACAAATCCTATGCCCAAGGTCTTGGTTTTGGTATTTCAAAGTTGGGTTCCAAAAAAGGAGATGATGGTCAGCTGAAGTATTTTTTGTTCGGATGCTCTAAAAATGGTAAGACTGCACCTAGAGTGAAAAATTCCTTTTATCCTAGACCTTGTAGCAAAACAGATTGCAAGGCAAGAATTAATATTACAATTCAGAATGATGGATTATGTGTCATTACTAGTATTCAACTTGAACACAATCATGCATTAAGTCCAAGGAAGTCAAgacattttagatgtaataaagtCTTAGATTCCCAAACTAAGAGAAAATTAGAGTTGAATGATCAAGCGGGAATAACTTTGAGTAAGAGTTTTCATTCTTTTATTGTTGAAGCTGGTGGCTATGAAAATTTGCCGtttgatgagagaaagtgtagAAATTATGTGGCTGAAGCACGAAGATTAAGGCTTGGGAATGGTGATGCAGAAGCCTTGAATAATTACTTTTGTCGTATGCAAAGTAGAAATTCAAATTTCTTTTATGTGATTGACGTAGATGAAGATTCTCGAATAAGAAATATATTTTGGGCTGATGCAAGATCTAGGGTTCCATATGATTCTTTTTCTGATGTCATTACATTTGATACTACATATCTTACAAATAGTTATGATATGCCATTTGCTCCGTTTGTTGGAGTAAATCATCATGGTGAATCCATATTACTTGGCTGTGGTTTGATATCTAAAGAAGATTCTGAAACTTTCATTTGGTTATTTAAATCATGGTTGACATGCATGAGAGGACGAGCTCCACGAGCTATTATTACGGATCAATGCAAAGCCATGGAAATTACAATTCTTGAGGTATTTCCAGACTTGCATCATCGTTTATGTCTTTGGCATATTATGAAAAAACTTCCAGCCAAGTTTAGTAGTCATGTCAACTATAAGTTGATAAAGAGGAACTTGAAAAATATTGTTTACAATTCTATGACATCTGAAGAATGTGATAGCAACTGGAAAAAATTGATCGAAGACTTtaacttggagaaaaatgattggcTGAATTCTTTATATGAAATTCGTCATAAGTGGATGCCTGTATATGTGAAAGATAAATTTTGGGCAGGGATGTCGACAAGTCAAAGAAGTGAAAGTATGAATGCATTTTTTGATGATTATGTTCATTTGAAAATAACTTTGAAGCAGTTTATTGAACAATATGACAATGCTTTGAAAAGCAAGATTGAAAAGGAAGATAATTCTGATTTTGCATCTTTCAATTCAATCATTCCAGTTATTAGTGGCAATCCAATTGAAAAGCAGTTTCAAAGTGTTTACACTAACAAAATATTCAAGTTGTTTCAAGATGAACCGCGAG AGGAACAACAAAGATCTAATAATCTTCATCCATTGTTACAGGAAGTGGGGCAGCTTGGGTCAAAAACTGATGAAAGGTGCATTGTTTTAACAGGGATATTgaaagaagcaaaaaaaaaa GACAACAATAAAATACATGAGGAATCAAGATATGAAAGCAAACAATTTCACAGTCCTCTAAAAGTAAGGTCTCGTGGGCGTCCACCGACAAAACGAAAACAATCCAAAATTGAGCAAATTGTGAAAAAGGCGAAGACAAAGTCTCAGAAAAAG AGTTCTACAGTTGATAAAAAGCAAGATGAATTATCAAATTTGAATTCTCTATATATGATCGATGATTAG